CCTCGAGCGCGGCGAGGTTGCCCTCCTCGACCGACACGGTGGCGAGGGACCGCCGCATGACGTCCTCCCCCGGCGCCGAGAGCTTGTCCCCCGGCGCCGAGAGCTTGATCTCGTCGGCCCATTTGCCGATGTCCTCGAAGGCCGAGATCTTGAGCGGCTCGTTCAGGCGCGTGGTGCTCGGCGCCGCCTTGTCGTCCGGGAGCGACGTGAACTCGAGCAGCGTCTCCTCGATGAGCCTGTCGATGAACGACGCCTTGTCCGACGTGGGGGCCCGCTTCCGGAGCGCCATGGCGCTGCGGACGTGCTCGGCGATGTCGTAGGCGCTGACGGGCCTACCGAACCTGTACAGGAAGGTCGTGAGATCCCGGCCGAGCTCGCGCGCCGAGGCGTAACGTTCCCCGGGATCGCGGGCCAGCGCGCGGGCGATGATGCGATCGAGCTCGGGGGGAACCGCCCTGTTGCTCTCGGAGAGCGTCGGGATCTGGGCCTGCTGCACGAGCTTGACCGTCTGGTAGTCGGTGTCGCCGAGGAAGAGCCGCTTCCCGGAGAGCATCTCCCAGAGGATCGCGCCGAGCGCGAAGATGTCGGTGCGGTGATCGACCTCCTGGCCCTGCGCCGCCTCGGGCGAGAGGTAGCTGAACTTGCCCTTGATGATCCCGGCCTCGCTCTTCTCGAGCTGGCTCGTCGCCTTGGCGAGGCCGAAGTCGACGATCTTCACCTCGCCGTACTTCGTGATGAGCACGTTCGGAGGCGACATGTCCCGGTGGACGATCTGGAGCGGATGCCCGTCGGCCCCCTTGAGCTCGTGGGCGTACGTGAGCCCCTCGCAGAGCTTCGCCGTGATGAACACGGCGGACTCGACCGGGAGGGTGCGGCCGGCCTTGCGCATCGACTCGAGGACCGCCTTGAGGTCGGCGCCGTCGACGTACTCCATCACGATGAAGTACGCGTTGTCGCCGACGCCGATGTCGAACACCTGCGCGACGTTGGAGTGGGAGAGGTGCGCAGACAGCCGCGCTTCGTCGAGGAACATCGCGATGAAGCGCTTCTTCTCGCTGAGGTGCGGGAGCACGCGCTTGATCGCGACCTGCTTCTTGAACCCCTCGATCCCGGCGCTCTCCGCCAGGAAGACCTCGGCCATGCCGCCCGAAGCTAGCCGCTCGATGACCCGGTAGCGCTGCTGCTGGTGGGCATCCGTCATGGTCCACCTAGTACACCACGTCCCACGCTTCGCGCGGAAACAACCGGCTCGTCTTCATCGGAGCCCGCGGTCGAAGCGCGCAAAGAGTGCGGTCTGCGATGATCGCGCACGAGCGCGCCCTGGTCGCGGGACGCAGCCTTACGCGGGCGTCGCAGCGGCCGGGCTCGGGGGGCGAGGCTCGCTCAGCCGGTGAGCGCGCTCCGCAGGAGCGGGCGAGGTGCAGGTGTGAGCGGCACCGCCACCGCGCGCACGCGGCTCCGCGACGCGACCGCGCCGCGCGCGAGCGCCGCGGGCTCGATCTGCGCGACGGCGCGCCTGCGGCGATCGTCCAGCTCCGCGGCGAGCATGTCCTTCACCATGTCGAGGAGCTCCGGGAAGCCCGACAGGCGCAGCCCGACGTCGTTCGTCCAGAGGATGATCTCGAGCTCTCCGTCAGGCGTCCTCGCCTCGGGATCCCACGCGAAGACCGTCTCGGCCGCCGCGTCGATGCCGAACGGGACGAGCGCGCTCCGCGCGCCATAGCGGCCGCGCACGGTCGCCGACGCGCCGTCGCGCTCGCCCGCGCCGCGCACCTCTTCGCCCTCGCAGTGCTCGAGCACCATCCGCCCGACGTCCATGTACGAGCCGCGCGCGAGCGCGCGCACCCCGAGCAGGTTGGCGCCGGCGAACAGCTGCGGCCAGCCGTCGTGCCGCGAGAGCAGCTCCCGATAGCTCGGCGGCAGCGCCATCCCGAGGCGCCGCTCGACGCCGGCGATCGCCTCCTCGGAGGCCCCGGCCGGCGGCGCGATCGGCATTCCCCGCCGTGGATCCATCCGCGCGAGCTCCAGCTTGAGCGCGCGGATGCGGTGCATCGACTCGAGCCACTCCATGCGCGCGACCCTACGCGCGCGGCGCCGGAAGGAGCAAAAAACGAGCGACGCTCCGCCCCGCCGCGCAGGCGCAACCCGGGGGACACACGCGCTTGACAGTCATTGGGGTCAGCGGCACGGTGCTTGCGTGGCTGGCTTGGGCTCCTGGGCATCGCTTCGCTCCGCGTTCGTCGTGGCGGGCGCCACGTTCGTCGTCGCGTCGCTCGCGACCGCGTGCCTCGACTACGCGGGCGAGGAGCTGTTCGATCAATGCGACACGCCGGCGGCGCCGCTCCCCGGCTCGGGGTCCGGCTCGGGCGCCACCACGAGCGCCGGGGCGGCCACCGTGGATCAGCCGGACTGCGGCGCGCCGACGCACGCGCCCGGCTCGGGATCCGGCTCGGGCTCGTGAGGGAGGAGCGGCGCGAGCTCGCCGCGCTCGCCGCGCTCACCGCCGCCGCGCTCGCCTCGCGCCTGCTCTTCCGCATCGATCACGACGAGGACATCGACGCGCTCCGGTTCGCGCTCGGCGTGGAGCGGTTCGACGTGGCCGAGCTCCGCCCGCACGCGCCGTACTACCCCGTGTTCGTCGCGGCGGCGAAGGGGCTCGCGCTGCTCGGCGCGACGCCGCGCGCGGCGCTCGCCCTCGTCAGCGCCGCGTCGGGCGCGGCCACCGTCGCCTTCACCGCCCTGCTCGCGCGCGACGTCGCCGGGCCGCGCGCAGCGGTGTTCGCCGGGGTCCTCGCGCTCGCGTCGCCGTTCCTCTGGCTGTCGTCCGAGAAGCTCCTCAGCGACATGGCCGGCACCGCGACGGTGACCGCGGCGCTCTGGCTGTGCGCCCGCGCGAGGCGCCTCCGCGGCGCGCAGATCGCCGCCCTGGCCGCGCCGCTGGAGACCGCCGCGGAGGCGCGCGCGGCGCGCACGCGCACCTGGGCGCTCGTGCTGCTCGGCGTCGGGCTCGGCGTGCGGCTCTCGTACTTCCCGTTCGCGCTGGCTTGCCTCGCCGTCATCGCCCGCGGCGAGGGCGGCCGCCTCGCGTGGCTCGCGCGCGGCCGCGACCTCGCGGCCGGCGCGCTCGCGTGGCTCGTGCCGCTCGTGCTGATGGCGACGCCGCGCGACCTCGTCGCGACGACGTGGGTCCAGGGGCTCGGGCACTTCACCCGCTGGGGAGGGACGGCGATCACCGTCTCGTCGCCGCTCGATCGCCTCCGCGGCGTGATCTGGGGGATCTGGGCCAACGGGCTCGGCGGCGCGTGGCCTGACGCGCCGGCAGCGCGGTGGCTCGGCGCGCCGCTCCTGATCGCGCTCCTCGCCGCCGGCGCGCTCCGCGTCGCGCCGCTCCGGCGGGCCGCGCGCGCGCTGCGCGAGCAGCCCGAGCTCTGGGCCTCCGCGTTCGCTTATTTCCTCTGGGCGCTCCTCGGGCAAAACATCGCCTACAAGCCGCGGCACTGGCTCCCGCTCGTCCCGCTCCTCCTCGTCGCCATGGCCGCCGGCGCAGCGGCCCTGTCGGCGGCGCGCCCCGCGGCAGAGGGCGCTCCGCGCCGGCGCGCGCTCCACGGCGCCGCGCCCTTCGCCGTCGTCGCGGCCCTCGCGGCGCAGTGGCTCGCCGACGCGATCTCGCTCGCTCGCCAGCACGAGGAGCCCTCGCCGGCGGCCGCGATCGTGCGCTTCCTCCGCGACGCCGGCGCGCCGCCGCGCCCGGTGCTCACGCGCGACCTGGACCGGATGATCCAGGAGGGCGCGCCGGGCCGGTTGCCGGTGCGCGTCCGCGACGACGCCGCGCTCGTCCGCGGCGTCGAGCAGGCCGGGCCGGGAGGCGCGCTCATCACCAGCGAGGCGCTGTCGCAGGAGGCGCGCGACGCGCTCGCACGCCGCGGCTACACGATCGCGATCCGCTTCGCGCGCCCGCGCTCGCGCTACGTCGACGCGCTCTGGAGCGACCTCGCCCTGCTCGAGGCGCTGCCCGCCGGACCTCCGACAGGCGGCGCGCTCTCACGCGCGCCGCGCGGCGCGCCCCCTCGCTGAAAACGAGGTTGACCTCCGTTTTCAGGGGCGCGAAGACTCCCGCCCCTCCGGGCTCCCGGTCCTCGTCATGAAAGCGATCTCGTCCTTGTGGCCTCGCTCCGCGGGCGTCGTCCTCGGCGCGCTGCTGCCTTTCGCCGCCGCTGCGCAGCCCGCGCCTGCCACGCAGCCCGCGCCTGCCACGCAGCCCGCGCCTGCCGCGCAGCCGGCGCCCGCCACGCCGCCCGCGCTTGCCGCGCAGCCGGCGCCCGCCGCCCAACCCGCGCCCACCGCCCAGCCCGCGCCGGACGGCCCGGTCCTCGACCTGCCGCCCGAGCACGCCGCCCCGCCGCCGGAGCCCGGGAAGCCCGCCGTCGGTCTCGGCGCCGGAGAGGCGCCCGAGCACGAGCTCGTCCGCGGCCTGACCGAACAGCGGTTCCGAAGCGCCGGAGCGAGCGCCAGCAGCACCTCCGTCGGCGGCTACGGCGAGGTGCATGTCCGCGGCACGACGACCGGCCGCGAGGGCGAGCGCGCGTGGGTCGCCGACATCCCCCGGCTCGTGCTCTTCGTGGCGCACGAGTTCACCGCCGACATCCGGTCCTATGTCGAGCTCGAGGTGGAGCACTCGATCTCCTGCGCGAGCTGCCCGGGCGCCGCGGAGCTGGAGCAGGCCTACATCGAGTGGAACGCCGTAGGCCGCGCCCTCGGGCTGCGCGCGGGCCTCGTGCTCGTCCCAATGGGGATCATCAACCAGTGGCACGAGCCGCCGGTGTTCCACGGCGTGGCCAGGCCCAAGGTCGACACCCTCGTCATCCCCTCGACGTGGCGCGAGATCGGGATCGGCGCGTTCGGGCAGCCGCTCGACTGGCTGCGCTTCGAGGCCTACGCCATGACCGGCCTCGATCCGCTAGGCTTCCGCGCGGGCGGCCTCGCCGGCGGGCGGCAGAACGGCGGGCTCGCCCGCGCCAACGCGTGGGCGGCCGTCGCGCGCGTCGAGGCCGAGCCGCTGCTCGGCGTCGTCGCAGGCGCGTCGGTGTACGCGAGCGACGCTGGCCCGAACGGCGAGGGCAAGTTCTTCCTTCGCGATGGCACCCCGGTGGATCTCTCGGTCCCGGTCCTCGGCTGGTCGCTCGACGCGCGCTGGCGCAGGAGCGGCCTGGAGACGCGGGTCCTGTTCGCCGAGTGGCACCTGCCCGAGGCGCGCGCCCTGATGGTCTCGTTCAACGAGAGCGGCGCGCCGAACTTCATCGACCCCACGAGCCCCGTGGCCACCCGGATCCGCGGCGGCTATGTCGAGGCCGCGTTCGACGTGCTCCGCCCGCTCGGCGTGGGCCACGAGCTCCTGCCGTTCGCGCGCGTCGAGGCGTACGACACGCAGTCGGCGGTGCCCGAGGGCTACAAGGCCAACGCCTCGTACGGCGTCCGCGAACTCACGCTCGGCGCGTCGTACCGGCCGACCCAGGGGGTCGTCGTGAAGGCCGACTACCAGCTGCGCGACCGCACGCTCGGGTTCGATCAGACGCAGCTCAACCTCGGCCTCGGGTTCATGTACTGAGCGCCGGACGCGGGCACGCCATGTCACTCCGCCCAGACGACGCCGGGCCCGAGCGCCTCGTGGTCGGCGCCGGCATCTCCGGCCTCTACGCCGCGCTGCTGCTCGCGCGGGCCGGCCGGCGCGTGCGCCTCCTCGAGCGCGCGGCGCGGGCCGGCGGGCTCGCCGGCGCCGAGACGTTCCGCGGCCTGCCGTGCGATCTCGGCTCGCACCGGCTCCACCCTGCAGCCCTCGATCAGCCTCTCTTCCGCGAGGTGCACGCGCGCTCCCCGTTCCTCTCGCGCCCGCGACGCGGGGTGCTCGTGCTCGGCGAGCGCCACGTCCCCTACCCGCCGAGCGCGCCCTCGATGCTCCGCGCGCTCGGCCTCCGCGCCGGCGCCGCCATGGGCCTCGGGTTCGTGGCGCAGCGCGGCCGCCGCGCGGCCTTCGCCCGCTGGGAGCACGACCGCGCCCGCGCCGGCGACGACGTCGGCTTCGAGCGGTTCGTGCGCGACCGCGTCGGAGCGGCGGCCTACGCGTCGTTCTACCGGCCGTACGCCGAGAAGGTCTGGGGCATCCCGCCGTCGGAGCTCTCCCAGACCGTCGCGAAGAAGCGGATCAGCACGACGAG
The DNA window shown above is from Sorangium aterium and carries:
- a CDS encoding SMI1/KNR4 family protein: MEWLESMHRIRALKLELARMDPRRGMPIAPPAGASEEAIAGVERRLGMALPPSYRELLSRHDGWPQLFAGANLLGVRALARGSYMDVGRMVLEHCEGEEVRGAGERDGASATVRGRYGARSALVPFGIDAAAETVFAWDPEARTPDGELEIILWTNDVGLRLSGFPELLDMVKDMLAAELDDRRRRAVAQIEPAALARGAVASRSRVRAVAVPLTPAPRPLLRSALTG
- a CDS encoding serine/threonine protein kinase, with amino-acid sequence MTDAHQQQRYRVIERLASGGMAEVFLAESAGIEGFKKQVAIKRVLPHLSEKKRFIAMFLDEARLSAHLSHSNVAQVFDIGVGDNAYFIVMEYVDGADLKAVLESMRKAGRTLPVESAVFITAKLCEGLTYAHELKGADGHPLQIVHRDMSPPNVLITKYGEVKIVDFGLAKATSQLEKSEAGIIKGKFSYLSPEAAQGQEVDHRTDIFALGAILWEMLSGKRLFLGDTDYQTVKLVQQAQIPTLSESNRAVPPELDRIIARALARDPGERYASARELGRDLTTFLYRFGRPVSAYDIAEHVRSAMALRKRAPTSDKASFIDRLIEETLLEFTSLPDDKAAPSTTRLNEPLKISAFEDIGKWADEIKLSAPGDKLSAPGEDVMRRSLATVSVEEGNLAALEETGFGLPLAPSSGGPSSRPAGPLLAPPALAHPPLERRAVPTLASPQPVPEMQRPAPPLPPPLAPLVPATPRDLEPDPAPPARTGGGAVKAVLLVATLAALAAGAWFGGLIPH